In one window of Burkholderia sp. NRF60-BP8 DNA:
- a CDS encoding NADPH-dependent FMN reductase: MTAFDQHRRPFVVGIGGTTRAASSTERALSFALRGAQAAGARTRLFDGPFLHTLPHYAPEHKTLTDAQRELIDAVRQADAIIIATPGYHGGVSGLVKNALDTLEELRADDRPYLDGRAVGLIVTAYGWQAAGTVLTSLRSIVHALRGWPTPFGATVNTLETRFESADSCSDPKVVAQLETVGAQAAEFALAFASHRAASHAASVDALAPVLKVANQ; encoded by the coding sequence TTGACTGCATTCGATCAACACCGCCGCCCGTTCGTCGTCGGCATCGGCGGGACCACCCGAGCCGCGTCGTCCACCGAACGCGCGCTGTCGTTCGCACTGCGCGGCGCGCAAGCCGCCGGCGCGCGCACGCGCCTGTTCGACGGCCCGTTCCTGCATACGCTGCCGCACTACGCGCCCGAACACAAAACGCTGACCGACGCGCAGCGCGAGCTGATCGACGCCGTGCGTCAGGCCGACGCGATCATCATCGCCACGCCCGGCTATCACGGCGGCGTGTCCGGTCTCGTGAAGAACGCGCTCGACACGCTCGAGGAGCTGCGCGCGGACGACCGCCCGTATCTCGACGGCCGTGCGGTCGGTTTGATCGTCACCGCGTACGGCTGGCAGGCGGCCGGCACCGTACTGACGTCGCTGCGCTCGATCGTCCATGCGCTGCGCGGCTGGCCGACGCCGTTCGGCGCCACCGTCAACACGCTGGAAACCCGCTTCGAAAGCGCCGATAGCTGCTCGGATCCGAAGGTCGTCGCGCAACTCGAGACGGTCGGTGCGCAAGCCGCCGAATTCGCGCTCGCGTTCGCGTCGCATCGTGCGGCCTCGCATGCGGCATCGGTCGATGCGCTCGCACCCGTGCTGAAAGTCGCCAACCAGTAA
- a CDS encoding DUF3999 domain-containing protein — translation MKRRAALLGLSLLASFAAADGAPNAGRAMQRFALDLDGSAAYYQLTVPQPVYAASRRDDLGDVRVFNGAGEPVPYSLDAPAAAAPAVPPSRTPVHWFSLPPTRAEHGNAPPGVTVGPDGALRAAVATPSLTRHGADLVDLSHADGSVDALLVHVGDDSYQGRVSVEASDDLRTWRPLGSTQLLKVGRGNDMLVQERIALDGAAPRYLRLDWPDGAPSIASVDVETHPRDARGVDTASVPRQWRDAVRIRAGAAPGEYLFDTDGAYPVDRVRIDLPQPNTVARATLQSRADAPTPWRDVAAAVLFRLQGKGGEQRNPPLEFVANTDRAWRIVVDMLNGGLGGGQPAVALGWHPAVLTFVARGTPPFTLGVGDASLVSSAVSRDALLVGMVPEVRPARVGAALPASAVVPAAAADADAGRRYVLWGALIVAVGVLGAIAWRLAKGGGETRSRDE, via the coding sequence ATGAAGCGACGCGCCGCCCTGCTCGGGCTGAGCCTGCTCGCGTCGTTCGCGGCGGCCGACGGCGCACCGAACGCCGGACGCGCCATGCAGCGCTTCGCGCTCGATCTCGACGGCAGCGCCGCGTATTACCAGCTCACCGTGCCTCAGCCCGTGTATGCGGCGAGCCGGCGCGACGATCTCGGCGACGTGCGCGTCTTCAACGGCGCGGGCGAGCCGGTGCCGTACTCGCTCGACGCACCCGCCGCGGCCGCGCCCGCCGTGCCGCCGTCCCGCACGCCGGTGCATTGGTTCTCGCTGCCGCCCACGCGCGCCGAACACGGCAACGCGCCGCCCGGCGTGACGGTCGGCCCGGACGGCGCGCTGCGCGCGGCCGTCGCGACGCCTTCGCTCACCCGGCACGGCGCGGACCTCGTCGATCTGTCGCATGCCGACGGCAGCGTCGACGCGCTGCTCGTACACGTGGGCGACGACAGCTACCAGGGACGTGTGTCCGTCGAAGCCAGCGACGACCTGCGCACCTGGCGGCCGCTCGGCAGCACGCAGTTGCTGAAAGTCGGCCGCGGCAACGACATGCTGGTGCAGGAGCGCATCGCGCTCGACGGCGCGGCGCCGCGCTATCTTCGGCTGGACTGGCCCGACGGCGCGCCGTCGATCGCGTCGGTCGACGTCGAGACGCATCCGCGCGACGCACGCGGCGTCGACACGGCATCCGTGCCGCGCCAGTGGCGCGACGCCGTGCGGATACGCGCCGGCGCTGCGCCGGGCGAGTATCTGTTCGACACCGACGGCGCGTATCCGGTCGACCGCGTGCGCATCGACCTGCCGCAGCCGAACACCGTCGCGCGCGCGACGCTGCAAAGCCGCGCCGATGCGCCGACGCCGTGGCGCGACGTCGCGGCCGCCGTGCTGTTCCGGCTGCAGGGCAAGGGCGGCGAGCAGCGCAATCCGCCGCTCGAGTTCGTCGCGAACACGGATCGCGCATGGCGAATCGTCGTCGACATGCTCAACGGCGGGCTCGGCGGCGGCCAGCCGGCCGTCGCGCTCGGCTGGCATCCGGCCGTGCTGACCTTCGTCGCGCGCGGCACGCCGCCGTTTACGCTCGGCGTCGGCGACGCGTCGCTCGTATCGTCGGCCGTGAGCCGCGACGCACTGCTGGTCGGCATGGTGCCGGAAGTGCGGCCCGCCCGCGTCGGCGCGGCGCTGCCGGCATCGGCGGTCGTGCCGGCGGCGGCCGCCGATGCGGATGCCGGGCGCCGCTACGTGCTGTGGGGCGCGCTGATCGTCGCGGTCGGCGTGCTCGGCGCGATCGCATGGCGCCTCGCGAAAGGCGGCGGCGAGACGCGCAGCCGCGACGAGTAG
- the choW gene encoding choline ABC transporter permease subunit codes for MSEMIPLGTWVDQSVHYLLDHDAKTFDAIGRAIEGLAAFVEHGLQAIPMWLMMAIFIGVGLWRVGWRFALFTTASLLLIFATGFWDQTVITLGLTLSSTIISLVLGIPLGIWAAKSKWVAAIVRPILDLMQTMPAFVYLIPAAMLFGLGRVPGILSTVIFAMPPAVRLTSLGIRHVNREIVEAGQAFGCTPWQLLYKVQFPNALPSIMQGVNQTIMMALSMVIIASMVGAGGLGNDVLASIQRLDIGLGFESGLSVVLLAIILDRITESFGRAPGTVKAPLFSGLKQLFRVKAEPAQA; via the coding sequence ATGTCTGAAATGATTCCGCTCGGTACCTGGGTCGACCAGTCCGTTCACTACCTGCTCGACCACGACGCGAAGACGTTCGACGCGATCGGTCGAGCGATCGAAGGGCTCGCGGCATTCGTCGAGCATGGCCTGCAGGCGATCCCGATGTGGCTGATGATGGCGATCTTCATCGGCGTCGGGCTGTGGCGGGTGGGCTGGCGCTTCGCGCTGTTCACCACCGCGTCGCTGCTGCTGATCTTCGCGACCGGCTTCTGGGATCAGACGGTCATCACGCTCGGCCTCACGCTGTCGTCGACGATCATCAGCCTCGTGCTCGGCATCCCGCTCGGCATCTGGGCCGCGAAGAGCAAGTGGGTCGCCGCGATCGTGCGCCCGATTCTCGACCTGATGCAGACGATGCCCGCGTTCGTCTACCTGATTCCGGCCGCGATGCTGTTCGGTCTCGGCCGCGTGCCGGGGATCCTGTCGACGGTGATCTTCGCGATGCCGCCCGCAGTGCGTCTCACGAGCCTCGGCATCCGCCACGTGAACCGCGAGATCGTCGAAGCCGGCCAGGCGTTCGGCTGCACGCCGTGGCAACTGCTGTACAAGGTGCAGTTCCCGAACGCGCTGCCGTCGATCATGCAGGGCGTGAACCAGACGATCATGATGGCGCTGTCGATGGTGATCATCGCGTCGATGGTCGGCGCGGGCGGCCTCGGCAACGACGTGCTCGCGAGTATCCAGCGCCTCGACATCGGCCTCGGTTTCGAAAGCGGTCTGTCGGTCGTGCTGCTCGCGATCATTCTCGACCGCATCACCGAGAGCTTCGGCCGCGCGCCGGGCACCGTGAAAGCGCCGCTGTTCTCGGGCCTCAAGCAGCTCTTTCGCGTGAAGGCCGAGCCCGCGCAGGCCTGA
- a CDS encoding DUF2339 domain-containing protein, with translation MNWAFAVIGFVVGGIAALIGDFPAASGALLGAAAGFWVGHALRRRKLQSRRAVPDAWAAAAPSPTPLPLADRVARLEATVDTLTRELDALRAQLAGAKAGAATSGGIAPTASADAASAPLPTHFPTPPAPRPAAARADTPASSSTPAPTPPPAPATAARAAAASARADTPAGAPAAPPEPPAPREPGIAERAFGAARDWLLGGNTVVRVGIVVLFFGVAFLLKYAADNDMLPIEFRLAGTALAAAALLAIGWRVRARRAAYGLVLQGGGIGILYLTIFAATRLDALLPVGAAFPLMVAVCALSAFLAVRQNALPLAFMGSAGGFLAPILLSTGQGNHVALFSYYALLNAGIFAIAWFKAWRPLNLLGFVFTFAIGSAWGVTAYRPTLFASTEPFLVLFFLMYVGIALLYAVKRELALRHYVDGTLVFGTPIVATALQASLVKGMPFGLAWSAVALSAFYVAVAAWLARRRDRLGLLFESMLALAAIFATLAVPFAFSGPTTSAAWAIEGAAVVWLGVRQKRPLPFGFGLLMQVAAAGAFFTSLLGPADTAALPVLNSPYVAMLLIALAGLFTGWWLHGRGEARAWHAWMPEIGVAAAAWGLLWWVSGGLHEILVYASRHVDLHVERFVVDTTALFAAGTAWLAHATRRRLAWPLAEWPALALAPVLALLALRAFDAHEAPLSGMGAFAWPVVVGAGLALLWRQSRGTTGAADARGATPSVAARLLAPLHTLTFWTLCALLSLEGFWRLRAFVPEGAWSWSAWAYGFGALLLLVSGPGSRLRWPVAAFPRAYQVWGAAPLAALLWLWSLASTVSDGDAAPLFWLPLLNPLDVAQGLVFVAFAAWLRRLKALGIAWHPRVVGYLAIATVFLWFNVLMLRTLHHWAGVPYAFGAMTESTLVQASVSVYWTVCALAITIWATRRGLRPLWFVGAALLALTVVKLFLFDLSHVTGIERIVSFIGIGVLLLLIGYFSPLPPKAAAQQDGRP, from the coding sequence TTGAACTGGGCATTCGCCGTAATCGGTTTCGTCGTGGGCGGCATCGCCGCCTTGATCGGGGATTTCCCGGCCGCGAGCGGCGCGCTGCTCGGGGCCGCCGCCGGGTTCTGGGTCGGGCACGCGCTGCGGCGACGCAAGCTGCAGAGCCGGCGCGCCGTGCCCGACGCATGGGCCGCCGCCGCGCCGTCTCCCACCCCGTTACCGCTCGCCGATCGCGTCGCGCGCCTCGAAGCCACCGTCGACACGCTCACGCGCGAACTCGACGCGCTGCGCGCTCAACTGGCGGGCGCGAAGGCCGGCGCGGCGACATCCGGCGGCATCGCGCCGACGGCTTCGGCCGACGCCGCCTCCGCACCGCTGCCGACGCACTTCCCGACACCGCCCGCGCCACGACCGGCCGCCGCACGCGCGGACACGCCGGCCTCCTCTTCGACGCCGGCGCCCACTCCACCGCCCGCGCCGGCCACCGCGGCACGCGCCGCAGCGGCGTCCGCTCGCGCCGACACCCCCGCCGGCGCGCCTGCCGCTCCGCCCGAACCGCCCGCGCCGCGCGAACCCGGCATCGCCGAACGCGCGTTCGGCGCCGCGCGCGACTGGCTGCTCGGCGGCAACACGGTCGTGCGTGTCGGGATCGTCGTGCTGTTCTTCGGCGTCGCGTTCCTGCTCAAGTACGCGGCCGACAACGACATGCTGCCGATCGAATTCCGTCTCGCGGGCACGGCGCTCGCGGCGGCCGCGCTGCTCGCGATCGGCTGGCGCGTGCGTGCGCGCCGCGCCGCATACGGCCTCGTGCTGCAAGGCGGCGGCATCGGCATCCTGTACCTGACGATCTTCGCCGCGACCAGGCTCGATGCGTTGCTGCCCGTCGGCGCCGCGTTCCCGCTGATGGTCGCGGTCTGCGCGCTGAGCGCATTCCTCGCGGTGCGGCAGAACGCGCTGCCGCTCGCGTTCATGGGCAGTGCGGGCGGCTTCCTCGCGCCGATCCTGCTGTCGACCGGCCAGGGCAACCACGTCGCGCTGTTCAGCTACTACGCACTGCTGAACGCGGGCATCTTCGCGATCGCGTGGTTCAAGGCCTGGCGCCCGCTGAACCTGCTCGGCTTCGTGTTCACGTTCGCGATCGGCTCCGCGTGGGGCGTGACGGCCTATCGCCCCACGCTGTTCGCGAGCACCGAGCCGTTCCTCGTCCTGTTCTTCCTGATGTATGTCGGCATCGCGCTGCTGTATGCGGTGAAACGCGAACTCGCGCTGCGACACTATGTGGACGGCACGCTCGTGTTCGGCACGCCGATCGTCGCGACCGCGCTGCAGGCGTCGCTCGTGAAAGGCATGCCGTTCGGGCTCGCATGGAGCGCGGTCGCGCTGTCGGCGTTCTACGTCGCGGTGGCCGCCTGGCTCGCGCGGCGCCGCGATCGCCTCGGGCTGCTGTTCGAATCGATGCTCGCGCTCGCGGCGATCTTCGCGACGCTCGCGGTGCCGTTCGCGTTCTCGGGGCCGACGACCAGCGCCGCGTGGGCCATCGAAGGCGCGGCCGTCGTGTGGCTCGGCGTGCGCCAGAAACGCCCGCTGCCGTTCGGCTTCGGGCTGCTGATGCAGGTCGCCGCGGCCGGCGCGTTCTTCACGAGCCTGCTTGGCCCGGCCGACACGGCCGCGCTGCCGGTGCTCAACAGCCCGTATGTCGCGATGCTGCTGATCGCGCTCGCCGGCCTGTTCACCGGCTGGTGGCTGCACGGACGCGGCGAAGCGCGCGCCTGGCACGCATGGATGCCCGAGATCGGTGTCGCGGCCGCCGCGTGGGGGCTGCTGTGGTGGGTCAGCGGCGGGCTGCACGAGATCCTCGTCTATGCGAGCCGACACGTCGACCTGCATGTCGAGCGCTTCGTCGTCGATACGACCGCGCTGTTCGCGGCCGGCACCGCGTGGCTCGCGCACGCCACGCGCCGCCGGCTCGCGTGGCCGCTCGCCGAATGGCCCGCGCTCGCGCTCGCGCCCGTGCTGGCGCTGCTCGCGCTGCGTGCGTTCGATGCGCACGAAGCGCCGCTGTCGGGCATGGGCGCGTTCGCGTGGCCCGTGGTCGTCGGCGCGGGACTTGCGCTGCTGTGGCGCCAGTCGCGCGGCACGACCGGCGCCGCCGACGCGCGCGGTGCGACGCCCTCCGTTGCAGCGCGCCTGCTCGCGCCGCTGCATACGCTGACGTTCTGGACCCTGTGCGCGCTGCTGTCGCTCGAAGGTTTCTGGCGCCTGCGCGCATTCGTCCCGGAAGGCGCATGGAGCTGGAGCGCATGGGCGTACGGCTTCGGCGCGCTGCTCCTGCTCGTGTCGGGCCCGGGCTCGCGCCTGCGCTGGCCCGTCGCGGCGTTCCCGCGCGCCTATCAGGTGTGGGGGGCCGCGCCGCTCGCCGCGCTGCTGTGGCTGTGGAGTCTCGCCAGCACGGTGAGCGACGGCGACGCAGCGCCGCTCTTCTGGCTGCCGCTGCTCAATCCGCTCGACGTCGCGCAGGGTCTCGTCTTCGTCGCATTCGCCGCGTGGCTGCGTCGCCTGAAAGCGCTCGGCATCGCGTGGCATCCGCGCGTCGTCGGCTATCTGGCGATCGCGACCGTGTTCCTGTGGTTCAACGTGCTGATGCTGCGCACGCTGCATCACTGGGCCGGCGTGCCGTACGCATTCGGCGCGATGACCGAATCGACGCTCGTGCAGGCATCGGTGTCCGTGTACTGGACGGTCTGCGCGCTCGCCATCACGATCTGGGCCACGCGCCGCGGGCTGCGACCGCTGTGGTTCGTCGGCGCCGCGCTGCTCGCGCTCACGGTCGTCAAGCTGTTCCTGTTCGACCTGTCGCACGTCACCGGCATCGAGCGCATCGTGTCGTTCATCGGCATCGGCGTGCTGCTGCTGTTGATCGGCTATTTTTCGCCGCTGCCGCCGAAGGCCGCCGCGCAACAGGACGGCCGGCCATGA
- a CDS encoding quaternary amine ABC transporter ATP-binding protein, with translation MDAPKVVVEGLCKVFGSNPQQALDMLAAGATKDDVLKRTGQVVGVHNVSFDVQEGEIFVLMGLSGSGKSTLIRLVNRLVDPSAGKVLIDGLDVASARRSALTALRRKDMSMVFQSFALMPHRTVVSNAAFGLEVAGMGKKERERRAMEVLEQVGLAPFSHKLPSELSGGMQQRVGLARALAVNPSLMIMDEAFSALDPLKRREMQDVLLQLQKDQRRTIMFVSHDLEEALRIGNRIAIMEGGRLVQVGTPQDIIANPADDYVRAFFDGIDTSRYLTAGDLMQTGAVPLVSKCDAAHVAASLNGSADYAFVLDAERKIRGFVTREALGQDTPSVRPIESIRRDASLEHVVARVVASPNALPVVDDDGCYCGSVDRALILKAITRSRGSHV, from the coding sequence ATGGATGCCCCCAAGGTTGTGGTCGAAGGTCTGTGCAAGGTGTTTGGAAGCAATCCGCAGCAGGCGCTCGACATGCTCGCCGCCGGCGCGACGAAGGACGATGTGCTCAAGCGCACCGGTCAGGTCGTCGGCGTGCACAACGTCTCCTTCGATGTGCAGGAAGGCGAAATTTTCGTGCTGATGGGCCTGTCCGGTTCCGGCAAGTCCACGCTGATCCGCCTCGTGAACCGGCTGGTCGATCCGAGCGCCGGCAAGGTGCTGATCGACGGGCTCGACGTCGCATCGGCGCGCCGCTCGGCGCTGACCGCACTGCGCCGCAAAGACATGAGCATGGTGTTCCAGTCGTTCGCGCTGATGCCGCATCGCACCGTGGTGTCGAATGCCGCGTTCGGGCTGGAAGTCGCGGGCATGGGCAAGAAGGAGCGCGAGCGCCGTGCGATGGAAGTGCTCGAGCAGGTCGGCCTCGCACCGTTTTCGCACAAGCTGCCGTCCGAGCTGTCGGGCGGGATGCAGCAGCGCGTCGGCCTTGCCCGCGCGCTGGCCGTGAACCCGTCGCTGATGATCATGGACGAGGCGTTCTCCGCGCTCGATCCGCTCAAGCGCCGCGAAATGCAGGACGTCTTGCTGCAACTGCAGAAGGACCAGCGCCGCACGATCATGTTCGTGTCGCACGATCTGGAGGAAGCGCTGCGCATCGGCAACCGCATCGCGATCATGGAAGGCGGCCGCCTCGTGCAGGTCGGCACGCCGCAGGACATCATCGCGAACCCGGCCGACGATTACGTGCGCGCGTTCTTCGACGGCATCGACACCAGCCGCTACCTCACCGCCGGCGACCTGATGCAGACGGGCGCCGTGCCGCTCGTATCGAAGTGCGATGCCGCGCACGTCGCGGCTTCGCTGAACGGCAGCGCCGACTACGCGTTCGTGCTCGATGCCGAACGCAAGATTCGCGGTTTCGTCACGCGCGAGGCGCTCGGTCAGGACACGCCGTCCGTGCGGCCGATCGAAAGCATCCGGCGCGATGCGTCGCTCGAACACGTCGTCGCGCGCGTGGTCGCGAGCCCGAATGCACTGCCCGTCGTCGACGACGACGGCTGTTACTGCGGCTCGGTCGATCGTGCGCTCATCCTGAAGGCCATCACGCGTTCGCGAGGTTCCCATGTCTGA
- a CDS encoding NIPSNAP family protein: protein MITCSLRYVVDPYKLDEFETYGKMWIPLVEQFGGTHHGYFLPSEGASNIALAMFSFPSLAEYERYRERSKDDPACQAAFRYAEETRCIVSYERSFFRPVFG from the coding sequence ATGATCACCTGCTCCCTTCGCTACGTCGTCGATCCGTACAAACTCGACGAATTCGAAACCTACGGCAAGATGTGGATTCCGCTCGTCGAGCAGTTCGGCGGCACGCATCACGGCTACTTCCTGCCGTCCGAAGGCGCGAGCAACATCGCGCTCGCGATGTTCTCGTTCCCGAGCCTCGCCGAATACGAGCGCTACCGCGAACGCTCGAAGGACGATCCCGCCTGCCAGGCCGCGTTCCGCTACGCGGAGGAAACCCGGTGCATCGTCAGCTACGAGCGCAGCTTCTTCCGGCCGGTGTTCGGGTAA